The Arachis hypogaea cultivar Tifrunner chromosome 16, arahy.Tifrunner.gnm2.J5K5, whole genome shotgun sequence genome contains a region encoding:
- the LOC112754354 gene encoding peroxidase 9 codes for MHFIKLNNLLVIALVSTSLLSSYAYPGFNFGWGGRNHGSRGGISYGLSPQFYQFSCPQANDIVMSVLEKAMAKNMRIAASLLRLHFHDCFVQGCDASILLDDSPAIVSEKNSGPNKNSIRGFEVIDEIKAKLEEACPQTVSCADILALAARGSTILSGGPNWELPLGRRDSRTASLIGSNNNIPPPNATIQNLITFFKRQGLDEVDLVALSGAHTIGVARCATFKQRLYNQNGKNEADVSIERTFYFGLKTMCPRSGGDNNISPLDFGSPRMFDNTYFKFILQGRGLLNSDQVLLSGGVIKTQELVKKYAQDEAFFFQQFAMSMIKLGNLRPITGFNGQVRKNCRRVN; via the exons ATGCATTTCATCAAACTCAATAATCTTCTTGTGATAGCTTTGGTTTCAACTTCACTACTATCTTCTTATGCGTACCCTGGCTTCAACTTTGGTTGGGGTGGAAGAAACCATGGAAGTAGAGGAGGAATATCTTATGGTCTTTCTCCTCAGTTCTACCAATTCTCATGCCCTCAAGCCAATGACATTGTCATGTCAGTGTTGGAGAAAGCCATGGCTAAAAACATGAGAATTGCTGCTTCTCTTCTTAGACTTCACTTCCATGATTGCTTTGTCCAG GGCTGTGATGCTTCGATTTTGCTGGACGATAGCCCTGCAATAGTAAGCGAAAAGAACTCCGGCCCGAACAAGAATTCCATCCGAGGTTTTGAAGTGATCGATGAGATCAAGGCTAAGTTGGAAGAAGCATGCCCTCAGACTGTGTCTTGTGCAGACATTCTTGCTCTTGCAGCAAGAGGCTCCACTATTCTT AGTGGAGGGCCTAACTGGGAGCTACCATTAGGGAGGAGAGACTCAAGAACAGCAAGTTTAATTGGTTCAAACAACAACATTCCACCACCAAATGCCACCATTCAAAATCTAATAACATTTTTCAAGCGTCAAGGCCTTGATGAAGTTGACCTTGTTGCCCTCTCAG gtgCACATACAATTGGGGTGGCAAGGTGTGCAACATTCAAGCAAAGACTATACAACCAAAATGGAAAGAACGAAGCAGATGTGTCAATAGAAAGAACATTCTACTTTGGTCTCAAAACAATGTGTCCAAGATCAGGTGGTGACAACAACATTTCCCCATTGGACTTTGGTTCTCCCAGGATGTTTGATAACACTTACTTCAAGTTCATTCTTCAAGGAAGAGGCTTACTCAATTCTGATCAAGTTCTTCTCTCTGGTGGTGTCATCAAGACTCAAGAACTTGTCAAGAAATATGCTCAAGATGAGGCTTTCTTCTTCCAACAATTTGCTATGTCTATGATCAAATTGGGAAACCTTCGACCCATTACCGGTTTTAACGGCCAAGTTAGAAAGAATTGTCGCcgagttaattaa